In the Bartonella apihabitans genome, CAATGGCACCAGTCATTTCGAATTCAGGTCTGGTGGCGGAAAGGCTGGCTTTGATGCCGGCGATATTTTCCGGGATCTTTTCGGTGCAGGAAATGGCGCCAATAGAGGTGGCGGGTTTTCCGGTTTTGGCAGCCGCAGCCGTGCGCAAGCTCCTAGACAAGGAGCTGATATCCATGCAAGACTGGATGTAACTTTAGAGCAGCTCGTCGGAGCCGAGAAAGTAGAAGCCATTTTTCCGAATGGCAAAAAGCTTAAAATCAAACTTCCCGATTATGTCGAGGATGGCCAGACAATCCGGCTGAAAGGACAAGGTGAAACTGTCCCCTATGGTCAGGCCGGAGATGCATTGGTGACAATTCACATCAAGCCACATCCCCACATCCACCTTGAAGGAAGAGCACTGCATCTTGATTTGCCGGTCTCTCTCAAAGATGCGGTTCTGGGTGCTAAAAAACCGGTTGATACGCTTGACGGCCGCGTTATGTTGACGATACCGGCCTGGTCGAGCTCCGACAAGGTTTTGCGCTTGAAAGGAAGAGGACTACCTCTCAAAACAGGTGGTCGGGATGATCTTTATGTTCATGTCCGCATTATGCTTCCGGAAGGTGGAGATGCCGGACTTGAACAATTTATCAAAATGCAATCTTGAAGATCATAAATCGGGTTGATTGGGTAAGCTATAGGAATAAAAGCGGGAACGAGGATTGTCATGAAGTTCGGTTTTGGTCTCGCTTTTTTTCTGCTGACGGTTTTTTGTTCATCAGCTTTGGCCGAAAATTTCACGAAAGGCGATATTACGGTCGAAAGCCCGTGGGTGCAAAAGTCAGATACGGGAGAAAAACGCGCAGAAGGTTTTGCTCTCATTCATAACGGCGGATTTAATGAAGATCGCTTGCTGTCAATAACCTCAGACATTTCCGATCATGTGGTTATTCACGAAACAATCAAACAATATGGTAAGGTCAAGATGCAAAAGCTCAAGGAACCTCTTACCATTGAACCGAACGGCTATCTTGAATTGAAGCCCGGTGATTATCATTTCATGTTTTTCAACTGTCAGGATGAATTGCGCGATGGCGAGTTCGTTCCCGCTGTTTTGCATTTTGAAAAAAATGGCGACGTCAAAGTCAATTTCGCAATCGAAATTAAAGACGATAAACCGGATAATCCCTGATTGTTGCAGTTCGGCAATTTTTTGAAGTCATTACATGATATGGCAATTGCTTAGGACCATATTGATGAATAGTCCGATCCCGATGTTTCATAATGCCGTTTTGAGGTAATTCTCTTTCTTCCCGCTTCAATTATCATATTTATGAGCAGGAGCCGGTTGACCAATCGGATTATGTTTTTCTGCTCAAATGAACAGAAATGATAAGATCAACGTCAGGATATCTCTAAAGGGCGGCTTTTTCCCAGTGTTCTGAACTGGCCCGCTTGTGTCTTTTTAAAAACGGACACTTGAATTGTACGATTGATGCCGGTTTTTACAAGAAGCACATTCACATTTCTCAAGATCGGTTTTTCTTCAACCAAACTGGATGAACGAATGACCGGATTTCGTTCTTAAAAAATGAAAAACAAAGCGAATTTTAAAGTTTTTCTGTGTTTGCGTTGCATAATTGTTGGTTTTCACGAACAAATTGCACCTATTACTTGAAGAAAAGTGCGAGCTATGTCATAGGGCAAAAAGCGAAAACTGATATCAAGCAATTATGAGGCAATACCAATGGGTGACAGTAACGGTTTGTTGCGTGGCAAGCGCGGTTTAATTCTCGGGCTTGCAAATAATCATTCAATTGCATGGGGTATCGCAAAAGCTGCACACAAAGCGGGTGCCGAGCTTGCTTTTACCTACCAGGGGGAAGCACTGAAAAAACGTGTTGTACCGCTTGCAGAAGAGGTCGGGGGATTTGTATGTGGCCATTGTGATGTCACAGATGCAGCATCAATTGATGCAGCATTCGATGCGGTAAAACAGAAATGGGGAAAAATCGACTTTCTCGTTCATGCAATCGGCTTTTCCGACAAGGACGAACTGACAGGCCGTTATGTTGATACATCGGAAGCCAACTTCAACATGACGATGAATATTTCTGTTTATTCTCTCACTGCAGTGACGCAGCGGGCGGAAAAATTGATGCCTGATGGCGGTTCGATTTTGACATTGACCTATTATGGCTCGGAAAAAGTCATGCCGAACTATAACGTTATGGGCGTTGCCAAGGCCGCTCTTGAAGCAAGTGTCAAATATCTTGCAGTTGATCTCGGACCTAAAAAAATTCGTGTCAATGCTGTTTCGGCTGGCCCGAT is a window encoding:
- a CDS encoding DnaJ C-terminal domain-containing protein — encoded protein: MRDPYTVLGVARTAKPQEIKSAFRKLAKQYHPDLHKGDKTAQDKFAEVNQAYEILGDKDKKEKFDRGEIDAEGKPVFQGFAGGGQGFGGGQGFGGGQGFGSRSNPFGNGTSHFEFRSGGGKAGFDAGDIFRDLFGAGNGANRGGGFSGFGSRSRAQAPRQGADIHARLDVTLEQLVGAEKVEAIFPNGKKLKIKLPDYVEDGQTIRLKGQGETVPYGQAGDALVTIHIKPHPHIHLEGRALHLDLPVSLKDAVLGAKKPVDTLDGRVMLTIPAWSSSDKVLRLKGRGLPLKTGGRDDLYVHVRIMLPEGGDAGLEQFIKMQS
- a CDS encoding copper chaperone PCu(A)C; the protein is MKFGFGLAFFLLTVFCSSALAENFTKGDITVESPWVQKSDTGEKRAEGFALIHNGGFNEDRLLSITSDISDHVVIHETIKQYGKVKMQKLKEPLTIEPNGYLELKPGDYHFMFFNCQDELRDGEFVPAVLHFEKNGDVKVNFAIEIKDDKPDNP
- the fabI gene encoding enoyl-ACP reductase FabI, with the translated sequence MGDSNGLLRGKRGLILGLANNHSIAWGIAKAAHKAGAELAFTYQGEALKKRVVPLAEEVGGFVCGHCDVTDAASIDAAFDAVKQKWGKIDFLVHAIGFSDKDELTGRYVDTSEANFNMTMNISVYSLTAVTQRAEKLMPDGGSILTLTYYGSEKVMPNYNVMGVAKAALEASVKYLAVDLGPKKIRVNAVSAGPIKTLAASGIGDFRYILKWNEYNAPLRRTVTIDEVGDSALYLLSDLSRSVTGEVHHVDAGYHVIGMKAVDAPDISVVKD